The following are encoded in a window of Rhizobium sp. 11515TR genomic DNA:
- a CDS encoding flagellin N-terminal helical domain-containing protein: MSIFSTFIRVSPSVNTALEVLRDTQTKLGNAERQMSSGLRVQTARDNATYWKISTLTHTDIGAISSVQDALGLAASTVSTASTGVSSAIDVVTEIRTKLVGAYETSVDKTTLNDEITQLKQQLRSVGESATFNGVNWTVLQDGADPTDPHEIPGSLIRGTDGTVRIGMLSYAGVSSTTGPITSADARYLIDDQSSGTGGYGVLTSTSFATEAGAAKNYVLISSKNGNTSGQVEISLDANTTRGAIVDMVNTVTGMLNQLKTIGSAFGSLEARINLQTEFARNLNDSLTSGVGKLVDADMEQQSSKVLALQAQQQLGLQSLSIANASYNTVLQLFQNH, translated from the coding sequence GTGAGTATTTTTTCGACCTTCATCAGGGTCAGTCCCTCCGTGAATACAGCACTGGAAGTGCTGAGGGACACCCAGACCAAACTGGGTAACGCCGAACGACAGATGTCGTCGGGCCTGCGGGTTCAGACGGCCAGAGACAATGCCACATACTGGAAAATCTCGACTTTGACGCATACCGACATCGGCGCGATTTCGTCGGTTCAGGATGCGTTAGGTCTCGCCGCCTCGACCGTCAGCACCGCTTCCACGGGTGTCAGCAGCGCGATCGATGTCGTCACCGAGATCAGGACGAAGCTCGTCGGTGCCTATGAGACCAGCGTCGACAAAACGACACTCAACGACGAGATCACCCAGCTCAAGCAGCAGTTGCGCAGCGTCGGGGAATCGGCGACCTTCAACGGCGTCAACTGGACCGTGCTGCAAGACGGCGCGGACCCGACTGACCCCCATGAGATTCCAGGTTCCCTTATCCGGGGCACCGATGGCACCGTAAGGATCGGCATGCTGAGCTATGCAGGCGTCAGCTCGACGACGGGGCCGATCACCTCGGCCGATGCGCGTTATCTGATCGACGATCAGTCGAGCGGCACCGGCGGATATGGCGTGCTGACGTCGACATCTTTCGCCACCGAAGCCGGCGCCGCAAAGAATTATGTGCTGATCAGCAGCAAGAACGGCAATACAAGCGGCCAAGTAGAGATCTCGCTCGATGCGAATACGACACGGGGCGCCATTGTCGACATGGTCAATACCGTGACTGGAATGCTGAACCAGCTCAAAACGATCGGATCCGCCTTCGGCTCCCTCGAAGCGCGTATCAATCTCCAGACCGAGTTCGCCAGGAATCTCAATGATTCGCTGACCAGCGGGGTCGGCAAACTCGTGGATGCCGATATGGAACAGCAGTCGAGCAAGGTTCTGGCGCTGCAGGCCCAGCAACAACTCGGGCTGCAATCTCTGTCGATTGCCAATGCGAGCTACAATACGGTTCTGCAACTCTTCCAGAACCATTGA
- a CDS encoding FAD-binding oxidoreductase, with amino-acid sequence MVLADAKAGTRNEAGISAVLGILKQAFGERFQTGESFRAQHAHTTTYIPSQLPDGVVFAETSEDVRTVVKACAEHKVPVIPFGTGSSLEGQVNAPQGGISIDFSRMNRILEVNAEDLDCTVEPGVTREQLNTYLRDTGLFFPIDPGANASIGGMASTRASGTNAVRYGTMKDNVLSVTVVTVNGEEIRTARRAKKSSAGYDLTRLFVGAEGTLGVLTSITLRLQGIPQKIAGGACAFPDIKAACDAVIMTIQMGVPVARIELLDAMQMRACNRYSGLTYDEKPTLFLEFHGTDETVALQSAQFAEIAAECGGGEFLWTSNAEERNKLWKARHDAYWACRALAPELAALSTDVCVPISRLAECVAETQADIEAHGLLAPIVGHAGDGNFHVLVLFDDKTPEGIAVVEEFVARLNARALAMDGTCTGEHGIGQGKMAFLEQELGDAVDLMRQIKESLDPDAIFNPGKIFRRH; translated from the coding sequence ATGGTTTTGGCTGATGCAAAGGCGGGAACACGCAACGAGGCCGGCATATCCGCCGTTCTCGGCATTCTGAAGCAGGCCTTTGGCGAGCGTTTCCAGACCGGCGAAAGTTTTCGTGCGCAGCACGCCCATACCACCACCTATATCCCATCGCAGCTGCCGGACGGCGTGGTCTTTGCCGAAACGAGCGAGGACGTGCGGACTGTCGTGAAGGCATGTGCCGAACACAAGGTTCCGGTCATTCCCTTTGGCACTGGGTCTTCGCTGGAGGGGCAGGTGAATGCGCCCCAGGGCGGCATTTCCATCGATTTCAGCCGCATGAACCGCATTCTCGAAGTCAATGCCGAGGATCTGGATTGCACGGTCGAGCCCGGCGTCACCCGCGAGCAGCTTAATACCTATCTGCGCGATACCGGCCTGTTCTTTCCCATCGATCCCGGTGCCAATGCTTCGATCGGCGGCATGGCATCGACGCGCGCATCGGGCACCAATGCCGTGCGCTACGGCACGATGAAGGACAATGTGCTGTCCGTGACCGTGGTGACCGTCAATGGCGAGGAAATCCGCACCGCACGCCGCGCCAAGAAATCGTCGGCCGGTTACGATCTGACACGGCTTTTCGTCGGCGCCGAAGGCACGCTCGGCGTGCTGACCTCGATCACCCTGCGCCTTCAGGGCATTCCCCAGAAGATCGCCGGCGGCGCCTGTGCTTTTCCGGATATCAAGGCGGCGTGCGATGCGGTCATCATGACCATCCAGATGGGCGTTCCCGTCGCGCGCATCGAGTTGCTCGATGCCATGCAGATGCGGGCCTGCAATCGCTATTCCGGCCTGACCTATGACGAGAAGCCGACGCTTTTCCTTGAATTCCACGGCACCGACGAGACGGTAGCGCTGCAGTCGGCGCAATTTGCCGAGATCGCGGCTGAATGCGGCGGCGGCGAATTCCTTTGGACCAGCAATGCGGAAGAGCGCAACAAGCTCTGGAAAGCCCGTCATGACGCCTATTGGGCCTGCCGGGCGCTGGCGCCGGAGCTGGCTGCGCTATCGACCGATGTCTGCGTGCCGATCTCGCGGCTTGCCGAATGCGTCGCGGAAACCCAGGCCGATATCGAGGCGCATGGCCTGCTGGCACCCATTGTCGGCCATGCCGGTGATGGCAATTTCCATGTGCTCGTCCTGTTCGACGACAAGACCCCTGAAGGGATCGCTGTCGTCGAGGAATTCGTCGCGCGCCTCAATGCGCGTGCGCTCGCCATGGATGGCACATGCACGGGCGAACACGGCATAGGGCAGGGGAAGATGGCGTTTCTGGAGCAGGAACTCGGCGACGCGGTCGATCTGATGCGTCAAATCAAGGAGTCGCTCGATCCGGATGCCATTTTCAATCCAGGGAAGATATTCCGCAGGCACTGA
- a CDS encoding amino acid ABC transporter permease, producing the protein MRYHFDFGWLAEYYPTLIKGVLVTVELTLIGAVLGILLGIACAWARALGPRWLKPFVAAYVELIRNTPFLIQLFFIFFGLPGIGVQMNEMTAANLAMVINLGAYSCEIIRAGIQATPRGQFEAGASLAMTRFETFRHVVLVPSLQRIWPALSSQVVIVMLGSSVVSQIAAEDLTFAANFIQSRSFRAFEAYFVSTAIYLALAILLRQVLAVVGKMIFPRRVRQ; encoded by the coding sequence ATGCGCTATCACTTCGATTTCGGCTGGCTTGCCGAATACTATCCTACGCTGATCAAGGGCGTTCTCGTCACGGTGGAGCTGACCCTTATCGGCGCTGTGCTTGGCATTCTCCTCGGAATTGCCTGCGCCTGGGCGCGCGCGCTCGGCCCACGCTGGCTGAAACCCTTCGTCGCGGCTTACGTCGAGCTGATCCGCAACACGCCGTTTCTGATCCAGCTTTTCTTTATTTTCTTCGGCCTGCCCGGTATCGGCGTGCAGATGAACGAGATGACCGCCGCCAATCTCGCCATGGTCATCAATCTTGGCGCCTACAGCTGCGAGATCATCCGCGCCGGCATACAGGCAACGCCGCGCGGGCAGTTCGAAGCGGGCGCCAGCCTTGCCATGACCCGGTTCGAAACCTTCCGGCATGTCGTCCTCGTTCCGTCCCTGCAGCGCATCTGGCCGGCACTGTCGTCGCAAGTCGTCATCGTCATGCTCGGCTCCTCTGTCGTCTCGCAGATCGCCGCCGAGGATCTGACCTTCGCGGCAAACTTCATCCAGTCGCGCTCGTTCCGCGCCTTCGAAGCCTATTTCGTCTCTACGGCGATCTACCTCGCGCTGGCGATCCTGCTTCGACAGGTACTCGCGGTCGTGGGCAAGATGATCTTTCCACGCAGAGTCCGCCAATGA
- a CDS encoding transporter substrate-binding domain-containing protein: protein MLMALGIAMLAMGSISAPDAARADALSDIASRGTLRVAVPQDFPPFGSVGTDMAPMGYDIDMANLIGEKLGVKTELVPVTSANRIPYLQTNKVDLVISSLGKNPDREKVIDFSDAYAPFFNGVFGPGDVPATKAEDLSGKTIGVTRGAIEDLALTKVAPQDATIKRYEDNNGTISAFLSGQVQLVATGNVVAAAILAKNPPKKPEMKFLITNSPCFIGLNKNEPALQKKVNDIVAAAKADGTLNKISQKWLGADLPAGF from the coding sequence ATGCTCATGGCACTCGGAATTGCGATGCTGGCGATGGGGTCAATTTCCGCCCCCGACGCAGCTCGGGCGGATGCTCTGAGCGATATAGCCTCCCGCGGCACACTCCGCGTCGCCGTTCCACAGGACTTCCCGCCCTTTGGCAGCGTCGGCACGGACATGGCGCCCATGGGCTATGACATCGATATGGCCAATCTGATCGGCGAAAAACTCGGCGTAAAAACGGAGCTCGTTCCCGTCACCAGCGCCAACCGCATTCCCTATTTGCAGACGAATAAGGTCGATCTGGTGATCTCAAGCCTCGGCAAGAATCCGGATCGTGAAAAGGTCATCGATTTCTCCGACGCCTATGCGCCTTTCTTCAACGGCGTCTTCGGCCCTGGCGATGTCCCGGCAACAAAGGCGGAAGACCTTTCCGGCAAGACGATCGGCGTCACCCGCGGCGCGATCGAGGATCTGGCGCTGACCAAGGTCGCGCCGCAGGACGCGACGATCAAGCGCTACGAAGACAATAACGGCACCATCTCCGCCTTCCTGTCCGGTCAGGTCCAGCTGGTTGCAACCGGCAATGTCGTCGCGGCGGCCATTCTCGCCAAGAACCCACCGAAGAAGCCCGAGATGAAATTCCTCATCACCAACTCCCCCTGCTTCATCGGCCTGAACAAGAACGAGCCGGCGCTGCAGAAGAAGGTCAACGACATCGTTGCTGCCGCCAAGGCGGACGGGACGCTGAACAAGATATCGCAGAAATGGCTGGGCGCCGACCTGCCGGCCGGCTTCTGA
- a CDS encoding AraC family transcriptional regulator encodes MQSGNGTLHEDVAGQIFEGLERLCVTPESNRILSAPAYPGIERIQAQFRGDAFELHRHDTYALGVTMRGVQTFRYRGEQRYSLPGRVIILHPDELHDGGAATEDGLVYRMLYLEPSVLFQCLEAARVGLPFVDDPVVEDNRLAGLLLAAFGELDRELDELFVDDFVSRLTDGLVRHARLPQRPLGSIAWGQVKTARDYLEAHVTRGVRSQELERITGLDRFALARHFRAAFATSPHRFLLMRRLQQAKAMIGAGEPIAEVAAATGFADQSHLTRHFKKAFGIAPGAWNTMVQRAG; translated from the coding sequence ATGCAGTCTGGAAATGGGACATTGCACGAGGATGTAGCCGGACAGATATTCGAGGGTCTTGAACGTTTGTGCGTGACGCCGGAGAGCAATCGCATCCTGTCTGCGCCTGCCTATCCGGGCATCGAACGCATCCAGGCGCAGTTTCGCGGCGATGCCTTCGAGCTGCACCGGCACGATACCTATGCGCTTGGCGTCACCATGCGCGGCGTGCAGACGTTCCGTTATCGCGGCGAACAGCGCTACAGCCTGCCAGGGCGGGTGATCATTCTTCATCCGGACGAACTGCATGACGGCGGAGCCGCGACTGAGGACGGCCTCGTGTACCGGATGCTGTATCTGGAACCATCGGTGCTGTTTCAATGCCTTGAGGCGGCGCGTGTCGGCCTCCCTTTCGTCGATGACCCCGTGGTGGAAGACAATCGTCTCGCCGGCTTGTTGCTGGCGGCGTTCGGCGAACTCGATCGCGAGCTGGATGAGCTCTTCGTCGACGATTTCGTCTCGCGGCTCACCGATGGACTTGTCCGGCATGCCCGTTTGCCGCAACGGCCCTTGGGCAGCATTGCCTGGGGGCAAGTGAAGACCGCGCGGGACTATCTCGAGGCGCATGTCACGCGGGGTGTGCGCTCGCAGGAACTGGAGCGCATCACCGGTCTCGATCGCTTTGCGCTTGCGCGGCATTTCCGCGCCGCCTTCGCAACAAGCCCGCACCGGTTCCTGCTGATGCGCCGGCTGCAGCAGGCAAAGGCGATGATCGGCGCGGGAGAGCCGATTGCTGAGGTGGCGGCCGCAACTGGCTTTGCCGATCAGAGCCATCTGACCCGGCATTTCAAGAAGGCATTCGGCATTGCTCCGGGTGCCTGGAACACTATGGTTCAGAGAGCCGGTTAG
- a CDS encoding amino acid ABC transporter ATP-binding protein encodes MSLIEITEVRKSFGANEVLKGINLDVEPGEVIAIIGKSGSGKSTLLRCINGLETINDGSISVAGAQLLPDDLHLKALRLKVGMIFQQFNLFPHLSAGRNVMLSQMVVKKTAKAEAEAMARRMLDRVGLEHKFDAYPDELSGGQQQRVAIARALAMQPIALLCDEITSALDPELVAEVLAVVRELASEGMTLLMVTHEMKFARDVCSRVVFMHQGRAHEIGPPGEVFANPQTPELKQFLGIH; translated from the coding sequence ATGTCGCTCATCGAAATCACTGAAGTCCGCAAGAGCTTCGGCGCCAACGAGGTCCTCAAAGGCATCAACCTCGATGTCGAGCCCGGTGAGGTCATCGCCATCATCGGCAAGAGCGGTTCGGGAAAATCGACTCTTCTGCGCTGCATCAACGGGCTGGAGACAATCAATGACGGCTCGATCTCCGTCGCAGGCGCGCAGCTTTTGCCTGACGACCTGCATCTGAAGGCGCTCCGGCTGAAGGTCGGCATGATCTTCCAGCAGTTCAATCTCTTCCCGCATCTGAGCGCGGGACGCAACGTCATGCTCTCGCAGATGGTCGTCAAGAAGACCGCCAAGGCCGAAGCCGAGGCGATGGCGCGGCGCATGCTCGACCGTGTCGGCCTCGAGCACAAGTTCGACGCTTATCCGGATGAACTTTCCGGCGGCCAGCAGCAACGCGTCGCCATCGCAAGAGCGCTCGCCATGCAGCCGATCGCGCTTCTCTGCGATGAAATCACCTCCGCGCTGGACCCGGAGCTGGTCGCGGAAGTTCTCGCCGTCGTGCGCGAGCTGGCAAGCGAAGGCATGACGCTGCTGATGGTGACCCATGAGATGAAATTCGCCCGCGACGTCTGCTCGCGCGTCGTCTTCATGCATCAGGGCCGCGCGCACGAAATCGGTCCGCCCGGCGAGGTCTTTGCCAATCCGCAAACGCCGGAGCTCAAGCAGTTCCTCGGCATCCATTGA
- a CDS encoding AsmA family protein: protein MLGRVLVFLGGLLVVVLFVALLAPLFIDWTDFRKNFEDQASRIIGKKVTVHGTVDARLLPFPSVTLHDVRVGQEADGTPLVQVAEFSMDAELAPFLSGEALIFDMRVSKPKVRLRLLKDGTLDWMRGSQPEIPAKSVVLESVHVEDGDILFIDEQTGRTRHVTGLNAQMSARSLAGPWRIEGDAVLDNEHGNFTVSSSQPDDNGVLRVRTRLMPDRHPLNVDLDGELKLVNSKPDYMGSFIAGVNDKQTRDSADQKAQPRIKGRFELTNDRIRVPEYRLEVGADDDPYVVTGEATLDTGSKPEFLLTADGQQIDVNRLGNNKGTNGKTNRNPAISARQRLNNLIAIAAEIPVPQVPGKATFRLPAIVAGDTTIRDVQLDLEPAGTGWKIDHAIGTMPGRTQVEARGNLMLMGEPNFIGNLIVASNQPSGLASWLVGSVDPAIRQLRQAGFSADVSLKHDEQRFENLEIAIGSATLKGRIDRQSGTDKTPSKLAVDLTGDALDLDALRALTGLFTGQDTGESLFDHRITAHLQAGKFMAFGVPADNVDTSFSVADGALTIDKLSVHNVAGAEITATGRADGSPSDYKGSGEITFKAADPGPFFEMLRQHLPHHPVMDRLVRNAAWYGNTALRGAVTLGGDQDNALTVTLAGVSNGSRVNFDYRMSDLSAFTGKGTTTLEGTLENSVTSILFGQAGLDPLPVEADANGRLTLKVSASGTDPADAALTFATDKTSFTANGKVDVRPATFLNGNIALSLESADIDPYFVMNGIGIPQMGAGLPVKFQANAALNPDKIVFSDMKGLFADNNMSGTLTVDRKAPNLKASGELSLDKADLDWLAEAIYGPMSDPKTGILNQDKLGLPAFTGMDIGVKLSAKQVWPGIFGPISNFTANATYKGEELRLNDLTGGWNGGTLTGSAMFANSDGTGLLQTKLSLANGDLAAVAWQRDGAPLATGRFGLAMNAEASGKSIADLAANASGSGEMKLSETHVRGLNLSVMPPLLAATDQIQGDITAAKVLPIVQTLLNNGEAVLPATSIPFNISAGVVRATNIAASNDLARLSGNAEISLPDERMRGSLGIDFNAGAEAQSGAEPALRLDFAGPLDSPGRTMDVTDVTSFLSVRAFERERRRVERLQANVLEKQRLRREVALYKYVAGVREAQRQRDAAVEQQRRAEEERLRDLARQAAAQKQEEEEARAKQAAEEAAKAKAAADARAKAETQHPPAPQTTAPLNFNELPGVAQ from the coding sequence TTGTTAGGTAGGGTCCTGGTTTTTCTGGGTGGACTGCTCGTGGTGGTGCTGTTCGTGGCGCTGCTCGCTCCACTCTTCATAGACTGGACCGATTTTCGCAAGAATTTCGAGGATCAGGCGAGCCGCATCATTGGCAAGAAGGTGACCGTTCATGGCACCGTGGATGCGCGGCTCCTGCCGTTCCCGTCGGTGACGCTGCACGATGTCCGTGTCGGTCAGGAGGCCGATGGCACGCCGCTGGTGCAGGTGGCCGAATTCTCCATGGATGCGGAACTTGCGCCTTTTCTTTCCGGCGAAGCGCTGATCTTCGATATGCGGGTATCCAAGCCCAAGGTACGGCTGCGGCTGCTGAAGGATGGCACGCTTGATTGGATGCGCGGCAGCCAGCCGGAAATTCCCGCAAAATCCGTCGTGCTCGAAAGCGTTCACGTTGAAGACGGCGATATTCTCTTCATCGACGAGCAAACGGGCAGAACCCGGCATGTCACGGGCCTGAACGCGCAGATGTCGGCACGGTCGCTTGCCGGCCCGTGGCGCATCGAGGGTGATGCGGTGCTCGATAACGAGCATGGCAATTTCACGGTTTCCAGCAGCCAGCCCGATGACAATGGCGTCTTGCGCGTTCGCACCCGGCTCATGCCGGATCGCCATCCGCTTAACGTCGATCTCGATGGCGAGTTGAAACTCGTCAACAGCAAGCCCGATTATATGGGCTCCTTCATAGCCGGGGTCAACGACAAGCAGACGCGCGATTCTGCGGACCAGAAGGCGCAGCCTCGCATCAAGGGCCGTTTCGAGCTCACGAATGATCGCATTCGCGTCCCCGAATACCGCCTCGAAGTCGGCGCCGATGACGATCCTTATGTTGTCACCGGTGAGGCGACGCTGGATACGGGCTCCAAGCCGGAATTCCTGCTGACGGCCGATGGACAGCAGATCGACGTCAACCGTCTCGGCAATAACAAGGGCACCAACGGCAAGACCAATCGCAACCCGGCAATCTCGGCACGTCAGCGCCTCAACAATCTGATTGCGATCGCGGCTGAAATCCCTGTGCCACAGGTCCCCGGCAAGGCGACCTTTCGCCTGCCTGCGATCGTGGCGGGTGACACGACCATACGCGACGTACAGCTCGATCTCGAACCGGCGGGAACGGGATGGAAGATCGATCATGCGATCGGCACGATGCCCGGCCGCACGCAGGTCGAAGCTCGCGGCAATCTCATGCTGATGGGCGAGCCGAATTTCATCGGCAATCTGATTGTCGCGTCCAATCAGCCCTCGGGATTGGCGTCGTGGCTTGTTGGGTCGGTCGATCCGGCGATACGCCAGCTGCGTCAGGCCGGCTTCTCTGCCGATGTCAGCCTGAAGCATGACGAACAACGCTTCGAAAATCTTGAGATCGCAATCGGTTCGGCCACACTGAAAGGCCGGATCGATCGCCAGAGCGGGACGGATAAGACCCCGTCAAAGCTTGCCGTCGACCTGACCGGCGATGCCCTCGACCTCGACGCGCTGAGGGCGCTGACTGGGCTCTTCACGGGGCAGGATACGGGGGAATCCCTCTTCGATCATCGGATCACGGCGCATTTGCAGGCTGGAAAATTCATGGCCTTCGGCGTGCCGGCCGATAATGTCGATACCTCATTTTCCGTTGCCGACGGCGCTCTGACGATCGACAAGCTTTCGGTGCACAATGTCGCCGGCGCCGAAATCACCGCAACCGGTCGCGCCGACGGCTCGCCTTCCGATTACAAGGGATCGGGCGAGATCACCTTCAAGGCCGCCGATCCCGGGCCGTTCTTCGAAATGCTGCGCCAGCATCTGCCGCACCATCCTGTCATGGACCGGTTGGTGCGCAATGCTGCCTGGTATGGAAACACGGCTCTTCGCGGGGCGGTGACGCTCGGCGGGGATCAGGACAATGCGCTGACGGTGACGCTTGCCGGCGTTTCCAACGGCAGCCGTGTCAATTTCGATTATCGCATGTCCGATCTTTCGGCGTTCACGGGCAAGGGCACCACGACGCTCGAGGGAACGCTGGAAAATTCGGTGACGTCGATCCTGTTTGGCCAGGCGGGTCTCGATCCGTTGCCCGTCGAAGCCGACGCCAACGGCCGTCTGACGCTGAAAGTGTCCGCAAGCGGCACCGATCCGGCGGATGCCGCACTGACATTTGCGACCGACAAGACGTCGTTTACCGCAAACGGCAAGGTGGATGTCCGTCCTGCTACCTTCCTGAACGGCAACATAGCGCTATCGCTCGAAAGCGCTGACATCGATCCTTATTTCGTGATGAACGGCATCGGTATTCCGCAGATGGGCGCCGGTTTGCCGGTGAAATTCCAGGCCAATGCCGCCCTAAACCCGGACAAGATCGTGTTTTCGGACATGAAGGGGCTGTTTGCCGACAACAACATGTCCGGTACGCTGACCGTCGATCGGAAGGCGCCGAATCTCAAGGCATCGGGTGAATTGTCGCTCGACAAGGCGGATCTCGACTGGCTGGCGGAAGCTATCTACGGGCCGATGAGCGATCCGAAGACGGGCATTCTGAACCAGGATAAACTCGGTCTGCCTGCCTTCACCGGAATGGATATCGGCGTCAAGCTTTCCGCAAAGCAGGTTTGGCCCGGCATATTCGGTCCCATTTCGAATTTCACCGCCAATGCGACCTACAAGGGCGAAGAATTGCGGCTTAACGATCTGACGGGCGGCTGGAACGGCGGCACGCTGACCGGCAGCGCGATGTTCGCCAATTCCGACGGTACCGGTCTGCTGCAGACGAAGCTTAGCCTGGCTAACGGTGATCTTGCTGCTGTCGCCTGGCAGCGCGACGGTGCGCCGCTTGCCACTGGCCGCTTCGGCCTTGCGATGAATGCCGAAGCGAGCGGCAAGAGCATTGCCGACCTTGCGGCCAATGCCAGCGGTTCGGGTGAAATGAAGCTCAGCGAGACGCATGTACGTGGCCTCAATCTTTCCGTCATGCCGCCGCTGCTTGCGGCGACGGATCAGATTCAAGGCGATATCACCGCCGCCAAGGTGCTGCCGATCGTGCAGACGCTGCTCAACAACGGCGAAGCGGTCCTTCCGGCGACCAGCATCCCTTTCAACATTTCCGCCGGCGTGGTGCGGGCGACCAATATTGCTGCCAGCAACGATCTGGCAAGGCTTTCGGGCAATGCCGAAATCAGCCTGCCGGATGAGCGTATGCGCGGCTCTCTCGGCATCGATTTCAACGCCGGCGCAGAAGCGCAGAGCGGGGCGGAACCGGCGCTGCGCCTCGATTTCGCCGGACCGCTGGACTCACCCGGCCGGACAATGGACGTGACGGACGTGACCAGCTTCCTGTCGGTTCGGGCATTCGAGCGCGAGCGCCGGCGTGTCGAGCGCCTGCAGGCCAATGTGCTTGAAAAGCAGCGGCTGCGGCGCGAGGTGGCGCTGTACAAGTATGTTGCAGGCGTGCGCGAGGCTCAGCGCCAGCGCGATGCCGCCGTCGAGCAGCAGCGTCGTGCGGAAGAAGAACGGCTGCGCGATCTGGCCCGGCAGGCGGCTGCGCAAAAGCAGGAGGAGGAAGAGGCGCGTGCCAAGCAGGCAGCCGAGGAGGCAGCCAAGGCCAAGGCGGCGGCCGACGCGCGAGCCAAGGCCGAAACGCAGCATCCGCCTGCGCCGCAAACGACGGCACCGTTGAACTTCAATGAATTGCCGGGAGTTGCCCAGTAG
- a CDS encoding DUF2000 family protein → MFDTKIAIVLRSDLQSWQKLNVTAFLSTGIAGQNPDIIGEAYRDRTGNVYNALSIQPIIVLSADKESIAAIHRRSLERGVTSSIFIEEMFSTGHDAANRAVFSEFAPEDAKVVGIALRADKKIVDKITKGASMHA, encoded by the coding sequence ATGTTCGATACCAAAATCGCGATCGTTTTGCGAAGCGACCTTCAATCCTGGCAAAAGCTGAATGTAACGGCCTTCCTGTCGACAGGCATAGCCGGGCAAAATCCCGATATCATCGGAGAAGCCTATCGCGATCGCACCGGCAACGTCTACAACGCTTTATCGATCCAGCCCATCATCGTGCTCTCGGCTGACAAGGAGAGCATTGCCGCCATCCACCGCCGCTCGCTGGAGCGAGGCGTCACGTCTTCCATCTTCATAGAGGAAATGTTTTCAACCGGCCATGACGCGGCCAACCGCGCCGTCTTTTCCGAATTCGCGCCGGAAGATGCCAAGGTCGTCGGCATCGCCTTGCGCGCCGACAAGAAAATCGTCGACAAGATCACCAAGGGCGCGAGCATGCATGCGTGA
- a CDS encoding OmpA family protein, translating to MIKKIAILALAAAFLNACTTTDPYTGEQKVSNTAGGAAIGAGVGAVAGLLIGHSPASRRNAALIGAGVGALAGAGIGNYMDQQESELRAQLQGTGVSVTRVGDRIILNMPSAITFDIDQDAIKPEFFPTLNSVAIVLRKFNRTLIDVNGHTDSTGSLQHNQDLSERRAGSVASYLGSQGIDQRRMSAIGFGPSQPVATNATEAGRAQNRRVEIQIAPITQNG from the coding sequence ATGATCAAGAAAATTGCCATTCTTGCCCTAGCGGCAGCCTTTTTGAACGCATGCACCACCACCGACCCCTATACGGGTGAGCAGAAGGTATCGAATACCGCAGGCGGTGCGGCGATCGGTGCCGGTGTCGGTGCCGTTGCCGGTCTTCTGATCGGTCATTCGCCGGCCTCGCGCCGCAATGCCGCGTTGATCGGCGCAGGCGTCGGTGCGCTTGCGGGTGCGGGCATCGGCAATTACATGGACCAGCAGGAATCCGAACTGCGTGCGCAGCTGCAGGGCACCGGCGTTTCGGTGACCCGCGTCGGCGACCGCATCATCCTCAACATGCCGTCGGCAATCACCTTCGACATCGACCAGGATGCTATCAAGCCGGAATTCTTCCCGACGCTCAATTCCGTCGCGATCGTTTTGCGCAAGTTCAACCGCACGCTGATCGACGTCAATGGCCATACGGATTCGACCGGCAGCCTGCAGCATAACCAGGATCTGTCCGAGCGCCGCGCCGGATCGGTTGCCTCCTACCTCGGCAGCCAGGGCATCGATCAGCGCCGCATGTCGGCCATCGGCTTCGGTCCGTCGCAGCCGGTCGCAACCAATGCCACCGAGGCCGGCCGCGCGCAGAACCGTCGGGTCGAGATCCAGATCGCACCGATCACGCAGAACGGTTAA